The genomic DNA CCGGTTTTGTGAAAGCCAGCGTGCACGATCACGCGGCGACGTGGCATCAATCAGCCGCTGATGTGTCTTGCGTGTCGGCCTCATCCGCAAACAATCCGCGCGGCGGATCCACAACGATGCGACCAGACGCGAGATCCACGGTCGGCACGTTGGCCTTGGTGAACGGCACCAACACGGTGTCTTTGTCAGACGGGCTGATGATTTCCAGCAGGTCATCCGCGCCATTGGTTTGCACTGCTTTGACGCGACCCAGCTTGGCCCCGCCGGTGTCGTACGTCATCAAACCCACAAGGTCGGTGTGGTAAAATTCGTCATCAGGAAGCGACGGCAATTGGTCGCGCTGGGCATAAAGGTCCATGCCGCGCAGGCCGTCGGCCTCTTCTTTGGTGGTGATCCCGTCGACCCGCGCGATAAGCGAGCCTTTGGTTTGGCCTTTTATCACGATGGTCATGATCTGGCTTCCGTCGGCGCGGGTCAGCGGGGTGTAATTCGCCAGTGCCTCGGGGTCGGCACAGAAAGATTTAAGGCGGACATCACCGTTGACCCCAAAGGATCCGGCGATCGTTCCAACAACAATACGGTCATCTGACATGGGCATTCCTGCGTCGGTGTGGAAGGGGTGGGCGAAAGGT from Octadecabacter antarcticus 307 includes the following:
- the rimM gene encoding ribosome maturation factor RimM (Essential for efficient processing of 16S rRNA), whose protein sequence is MSDDRIVVGTIAGSFGVNGDVRLKSFCADPEALANYTPLTRADGSQIMTIVIKGQTKGSLIARVDGITTKEEADGLRGMDLYAQRDQLPSLPDDEFYHTDLVGLMTYDTGGAKLGRVKAVQTNGADDLLEIISPSDKDTVLVPFTKANVPTVDLASGRIVVDPPRGLFADEADTQDTSAAD